Within Bacteroidota bacterium, the genomic segment TGCAGTGAAAAAGGATACGCTCTGGACTTATCAAACTTATGACAAACAGCCTTACCCAACCTTCGGGAATATCATAACCCCCCTGGTTATTTCAGACCCATATCTCATTTTTGGTTCCAGGAATCCTGAATTACAGGTATTAAACGTGCATAGCGGTAAGCTCGAATGGAGCTACACAGCCGATGACGGAGGATGGATAAGCGGCTCCCCGCTAATCGAAGGAAACAACTTGTATATCGGTGGTTCCGACTGCCATAAGTTATTTGCCTTCCATTTAAAGACGGGCAAACTCCTTTGGTCCTTCGATTTCCCGTTTAATAACTTTTCAAGCCCAAATATTCATGGCAACTACCTGATCTTCACCACCGGCAATGCTTATGCCAACAATGGTAAAAATGCAGGATACGGTTATGTCTATGCACTGAACAAGAAAGATGGAACCATAGTCAATTATGACCTTTTGGGAGGTAACCTGTTCAGCAACCCCATCCTGAAAGAAGGAAAGATCTATTTAGCCAGTAACGACGGATACCTTTATGCGATGGATCTCAACAGTTTCCTCAATGATCAGGTGGATCTGATGGATACCGGATACGGCGCCCTCGCGATCAAAAATGTAAGTCCTGACCCCTTTGTTGAGTCAACGGAGATTACCTATACAGTAAATTATCCCGTTGAAATGTCGGCTTTGATCCGCAACAAAATGGGTGATCCGATCAAAAGGCTTATGAAAGGATCCAAAGAAACCGGTGAGTTCAGGATTACCTGGGATGGTAAAGACGACGAAGGGAATCCTGTCTCCAATGGATTTTATTTCGTGGAAATGCGCACCGGAAAATTCATTGTTTCAGAGATGTTTTCCAGGAATAAAAAATAATATGAGTATCGGGAATGATTAATATCAAGTTACTTGTTCTATGGTTACAGGCTGCAGTTAGCAGGTTACTTGTAACTTGTACCCTGCAACCTGTAACTTTGTGTTAATGTATCCCGAAACTCATATTAAACTTTTTAAGAATAAATTAATTTGAACCACAATAGGCACAGTAGATCACAATAGATTTATGAATTTTTAGCTTTCTAATGTGCCCTATTGTGTCTATTGTGGTTTATATTAAATGAGTATCGGGAATGATTAATATCAAGTTACTTGTTCTATGTATACAGGCTGCAGGTAGCAGGTTACTTGTAGCTTGCACCCTGCAAC encodes:
- a CDS encoding PQQ-binding-like beta-propeller repeat protein encodes the protein MRHLILSGFILFAAISSYAQKEYVSWAFATPDRIYSNPVADSTTIYFGGDNMVFYAVNLENGLIKWSFEAKDPIRSTPAMKGNLIYFSSGNNLYALQKKSGEVKWVFRNKETRGAQKMDEWDYHFGSPVVDDSVVYFGCGDGKLYGFNARNGRKLSEYSTVKSSPIRSVPVVFNGVVFFGDAAGKIYAWDAVKKDTLWTYQTYDKQPYPTFGNIITPLVISDPYLIFGSRNPELQVLNVHSGKLEWSYTADDGGWISGSPLIEGNNLYIGGSDCHKLFAFHLKTGKLLWSFDFPFNNFSSPNIHGNYLIFTTGNAYANNGKNAGYGYVYALNKKDGTIVNYDLLGGNLFSNPILKEGKIYLASNDGYLYAMDLNSFLNDQVDLMDTGYGALAIKNVSPDPFVESTEITYTVNYPVEMSALIRNKMGDPIKRLMKGSKETGEFRITWDGKDDEGNPVSNGFYFVEMRTGKFIVSEMFSRNKK